The following proteins are encoded in a genomic region of Xanthomonas cassavae CFBP 4642:
- the rlmE gene encoding 23S rRNA (uridine(2552)-2'-O)-methyltransferase RlmE: MPSRSKSSQRWLKEHFADPYVKKAQAEGMRSRAAYKLEELLQRDRLLRPGMVVVDLGAAPGGWSQQVRKSMGDSGRVLALDILDMPTLAGVEFLHGDFREQAVLSQFEAMLGDVPVDLVLSDMAPNKSGMDAVDQPRMMHLAELAMEFADTHLKTGGAFLIKLFQGAGSDDYIRELRRRYDKVTIRKPAASRKRSPEVYALGQGKRVQIK, translated from the coding sequence ATGCCTTCCCGCAGTAAAAGCAGCCAGCGCTGGCTCAAGGAACACTTCGCCGACCCTTATGTGAAGAAGGCCCAGGCCGAAGGCATGCGTTCGCGCGCGGCCTACAAGCTGGAGGAGCTGCTGCAGCGCGACCGTCTGCTCAGGCCCGGCATGGTGGTGGTGGATCTGGGCGCCGCACCGGGTGGCTGGTCGCAACAGGTGCGCAAGTCCATGGGCGACAGCGGCCGGGTGCTGGCGCTGGACATCCTGGACATGCCCACCCTGGCTGGCGTGGAGTTCCTTCACGGCGACTTCAGGGAGCAGGCCGTCCTATCGCAGTTCGAAGCGATGCTGGGCGATGTGCCGGTGGACCTTGTGCTGTCGGATATGGCCCCCAATAAGAGTGGCATGGATGCGGTCGACCAACCGCGGATGATGCACCTGGCGGAACTGGCGATGGAATTTGCCGACACCCACCTCAAAACGGGTGGCGCGTTTCTGATCAAGTTATTCCAAGGTGCGGGGTCCGACGACTACATTCGCGAGCTTCGCCGCCGCTATGACAAGGTAACGATCCGCAAGCCGGCGGCCTCGCGCAAGCGCTCCCCGGAAGTTTATGCGCTCGGTCAGGGCAAGCGTGTCCAGATCAAGTAA
- the ftsH gene encoding ATP-dependent zinc metalloprotease FtsH: MNDLTKNLLLWVVVAVVLMVVFQSFSPRMAGGVGADSITYTQFLKEVDSGRVKSVDYTDETNLAVNAIRFKRTDGSEATVYGPRDDKLVDVLYSKNIEMTRQKPSTGPGFWSLVLNFLPVILIIGFWLFIMRQMQGGGGGAKGAMSFGKSRAKLQGEDQIKITFADVAGCDEAKEEVGELVEFLRDPTKFTKLGGKIPRGVLMVGPPGTGKTLLAKAIAGEAKVPFFSISGSDFVEMFVGVGASRVRDMFEQAKKHAPCIIFIDEIDAVGRHRGAGLGGGHDEREQTLNQLLVEMDGFEGGEGVIVIAATNRPDVLDPALLRPGRFDRQVVVGLPDVKGREQILRVHMRKLPLADDVAPMVIARGTPGFSGADLANLCNEAALFAAREAVKEVRMDHFDRARDKILMGAERRSMAMSEEEKTNTAYHEAGHAIIGRLVPDHDPVYKVTIIPRGRALGVTQFLPEGDRYSSTRESLHSRLATLYGGRVAEELIFGADKVTTGASNDIERATKMARNMVTKWGLSDELGPIAYGEEEDEVFLGRSVTQHKSVSDETARKIDDVVRDILDGAYNRAKTILTENIDKLHVMAKLLLEYETIDVPQIDAIMEGRDPPPPAGWGKSDRDGGNNNDKGSPRPLPPIAGPAEQL; encoded by the coding sequence ATGAACGACTTGACCAAGAATCTGCTGCTGTGGGTGGTCGTCGCGGTTGTGCTGATGGTCGTCTTCCAGAGCTTCTCGCCGCGGATGGCGGGCGGTGTCGGCGCCGACTCGATCACTTACACCCAGTTCCTGAAGGAAGTGGACTCCGGGCGCGTCAAGTCGGTGGATTACACCGACGAGACCAACCTGGCCGTCAACGCGATCCGCTTCAAGCGCACCGACGGCAGCGAGGCCACCGTCTACGGTCCGCGCGACGACAAGCTGGTCGACGTGCTGTACAGCAAGAACATCGAAATGACCCGGCAGAAGCCGTCCACCGGCCCAGGGTTCTGGTCGTTGGTGCTGAATTTCCTGCCGGTCATCCTGATCATCGGCTTCTGGCTGTTCATCATGCGCCAGATGCAGGGCGGTGGCGGCGGTGCCAAGGGTGCGATGAGCTTCGGCAAGTCCCGCGCCAAGCTGCAGGGCGAAGACCAGATCAAGATCACCTTCGCCGACGTCGCCGGTTGCGACGAAGCCAAGGAAGAAGTGGGCGAGCTGGTGGAGTTCCTGCGTGATCCGACCAAGTTCACCAAGCTGGGCGGCAAGATCCCGCGCGGCGTGCTGATGGTGGGGCCGCCGGGTACCGGCAAGACCTTGCTCGCCAAGGCGATTGCCGGTGAGGCCAAGGTGCCGTTCTTCAGTATTTCCGGCTCGGATTTCGTGGAAATGTTCGTCGGCGTCGGTGCGAGCCGCGTGCGTGACATGTTCGAACAGGCCAAGAAGCACGCGCCATGCATCATCTTCATCGACGAAATCGATGCGGTCGGTCGTCATCGCGGTGCCGGCCTGGGCGGCGGTCATGACGAACGCGAGCAGACCTTGAACCAGCTGCTGGTCGAGATGGACGGGTTCGAGGGCGGCGAGGGCGTGATCGTGATCGCCGCGACCAACCGTCCCGACGTGCTGGACCCGGCATTGCTGCGTCCGGGTCGTTTCGATCGCCAGGTCGTGGTGGGCCTGCCGGACGTCAAGGGCCGCGAGCAGATCCTGCGCGTGCACATGCGCAAGCTGCCGCTGGCCGACGACGTCGCGCCGATGGTCATTGCGCGCGGTACCCCGGGCTTCTCAGGTGCGGATCTGGCCAACCTCTGTAACGAGGCAGCGCTGTTTGCGGCACGCGAGGCGGTCAAGGAAGTGCGGATGGATCACTTCGACCGCGCGCGCGACAAGATCCTGATGGGCGCCGAGCGTCGTTCGATGGCGATGAGCGAGGAAGAAAAGACCAACACGGCTTATCACGAGGCCGGCCACGCCATCATCGGGCGTCTGGTGCCGGATCACGATCCGGTCTACAAGGTCACCATCATTCCGCGTGGGCGTGCGTTGGGTGTCACCCAGTTCCTGCCCGAGGGCGATCGTTACAGTTCCACCCGCGAGAGCCTGCATAGTCGTCTGGCCACGTTGTACGGCGGCCGTGTTGCCGAAGAGCTGATCTTCGGCGCGGACAAGGTGACCACCGGTGCCTCCAACGACATCGAGCGCGCGACCAAGATGGCACGCAACATGGTCACCAAGTGGGGTCTGTCCGATGAGCTCGGCCCGATCGCCTATGGCGAGGAAGAGGACGAGGTGTTCCTGGGGCGTTCGGTCACGCAGCACAAGAGCGTGTCGGATGAAACCGCGCGCAAGATCGACGACGTGGTGCGCGACATCCTGGATGGTGCCTACAACCGCGCCAAGACCATCCTGACCGAGAACATCGACAAGCTGCACGTGATGGCCAAGCTGTTGCTGGAGTACGAAACCATCGACGTGCCGCAGATCGACGCCATCATGGAAGGCCGCGACCCGCCGCCGCCGGCGGGCTGGGGCAAGTCCGACAGGGATGGTGGCAACAACAACGACAAGGGCAGCCCGCGTCCGTTGCCGCCGATCGCAGGCCCGGCCGAGCAGCTGTAA
- the folP gene encoding dihydropteroate synthase produces the protein MFDTALKLDCAGRSLRLDAPQVMGIVNVTPDSFSDGGQHASCDAAIAHALRLVEQGAAVLDIGGESTRPGAAPVSLDDELQRVIPVIQALAHQTTVPISIDTSKPDVMRAAVAAGAGMINDVYALRSPGALQTVAELQVPVVLMHARNAPHAMEQAPHYDDVVGEVHRFLAERIFAAEMAGIDKRRLVLDPGFGFDKTTAHNLTLLAQLQRLQEFGLPVLAGLSRKRSIGELTGREAAAERVHGSVAAHLIAAQHGALLLRVHDVAAIVDALKVWSAVAAIPVPRVSAPAAATIRWPDED, from the coding sequence ATGTTCGACACCGCCCTCAAGCTGGATTGCGCCGGTCGCAGCCTGCGACTGGACGCGCCGCAGGTGATGGGCATCGTCAATGTCACCCCCGACTCGTTCTCCGACGGCGGCCAGCATGCGAGCTGCGATGCGGCCATTGCCCACGCGCTGCGGCTGGTGGAGCAGGGCGCGGCGGTACTGGATATCGGTGGCGAATCCACCCGTCCCGGGGCAGCGCCGGTGTCGCTGGACGACGAACTGCAGCGCGTGATTCCGGTAATACAGGCATTGGCGCATCAGACGACGGTGCCGATCAGCATCGATACGTCCAAACCGGACGTCATGCGCGCGGCCGTTGCGGCCGGCGCCGGCATGATCAACGATGTCTACGCGCTGCGGTCGCCGGGCGCGCTGCAGACTGTGGCAGAGCTGCAGGTGCCGGTGGTGTTGATGCACGCGCGCAACGCGCCGCATGCGATGGAGCAGGCGCCGCACTACGACGACGTGGTGGGGGAGGTGCATCGGTTCCTCGCCGAGCGCATCTTCGCTGCGGAGATGGCCGGAATCGACAAGCGTCGGCTGGTGCTCGACCCGGGGTTCGGTTTCGACAAGACCACCGCGCACAACCTCACCCTGCTGGCGCAGTTGCAGCGCTTGCAGGAGTTCGGGTTGCCGGTGCTGGCGGGGCTGTCGCGCAAACGCAGCATCGGCGAGCTGACCGGGCGCGAGGCGGCCGCAGAGCGGGTACACGGCTCGGTGGCAGCGCATCTGATTGCCGCCCAGCACGGCGCGCTGTTGTTGCGCGTGCACGATGTTGCCGCGATCGTGGATGCGCTGAAGGTCTGGAGCGCGGTCGCTGCGATCCCGGTGCCACGGGTGTCGGCGCCGGCTGCGGCGACGATCCGCTGGCCGGACGAGGACTGA
- the miaA gene encoding tRNA (adenosine(37)-N6)-dimethylallyltransferase MiaA, translated as MPADRRPLAIALMGPTASGKTALALEAAQRWNGEIVSVDSALVYRGLDIGAAKPDAAMRAAVPHHLIDLHDPWQTYSAAEFASDARRAIEDIVARGKLPILAGGTGLYFRALLEGLSQLPEADPAVRAAIAAEAEQLGWAALHAQLAQIDPVAAARIHATDPQRIQRALEVYRISGRPISYWQGLPAPPRLPVRVLKLILAPRERAVLHARIAQRLEQMLAQDFLGEVQALRALPQMRTVAAPLDLPAVRAVGYRQAWEYLDGAGSLAEFRDKAVQATRQLAKRQLTWLRGELDARWFDPERDRHRLEDALVGFLAHRPAVRQASGV; from the coding sequence ATGCCAGCCGACCGCCGCCCGCTGGCGATCGCGCTGATGGGCCCCACCGCCAGCGGCAAGACCGCGCTGGCGCTGGAGGCGGCGCAGCGCTGGAATGGCGAGATCGTCAGCGTCGATTCGGCGCTGGTCTATCGCGGGCTGGATATCGGTGCGGCCAAGCCGGATGCGGCGATGCGCGCGGCGGTGCCGCACCATCTGATCGACTTGCACGATCCCTGGCAGACCTATTCGGCCGCCGAGTTCGCCAGCGATGCGCGGCGCGCAATCGAGGACATCGTTGCGCGTGGCAAGCTGCCGATCCTGGCGGGCGGCACCGGGCTGTATTTCCGCGCGCTGCTGGAGGGGCTGTCGCAACTGCCCGAAGCCGACCCGGCGGTGCGCGCGGCGATTGCAGCGGAGGCCGAGCAGCTCGGATGGGCAGCCTTGCATGCGCAGCTGGCGCAGATCGATCCTGTCGCTGCGGCGCGCATTCATGCCACCGACCCGCAACGCATCCAGCGTGCGCTGGAGGTGTATCGCATCAGCGGCCGGCCGATCAGCTATTGGCAGGGGCTGCCGGCGCCGCCACGCCTGCCGGTGCGGGTGCTGAAGCTGATCCTGGCCCCGCGCGAGCGGGCCGTGCTGCATGCGCGTATCGCGCAGCGGCTGGAGCAGATGCTGGCGCAGGATTTTCTCGGCGAAGTGCAAGCCCTGCGGGCGCTGCCGCAGATGCGTACGGTGGCTGCACCGCTGGATCTGCCGGCGGTCCGCGCGGTGGGCTACCGCCAGGCCTGGGAATATCTGGACGGAGCCGGCAGCCTGGCCGAGTTCCGCGACAAGGCGGTGCAGGCGACCCGGCAGCTGGCCAAGCGGCAGCTCACCTGGCTACGTGGCGAGCTCGACGCGCGCTGGTTCGACCCGGAGCGCGACCGCCATCGATTGGAGGACGCACTTGTCGGCTTCCTCGCCCATCGGCCTGCTGTACGGCAGGCTTCAGGCGTGTAA
- the hfq gene encoding RNA chaperone Hfq gives MAKGQSLQDPFLNALRRERVPVSVYLVNGIKLQGTIESFDQFVVLLRNTVSQMVYKHAISTVVPARNVRVGPGGGYVQSNEGNQAEDDDVEQ, from the coding sequence ATGGCTAAGGGGCAATCGTTACAGGACCCGTTTCTCAACGCGCTGCGGCGCGAGCGCGTGCCGGTCTCTGTGTATCTGGTCAACGGCATCAAGCTGCAGGGCACGATCGAGTCGTTCGACCAGTTCGTGGTCCTGCTACGCAACACCGTGAGTCAGATGGTTTACAAGCACGCCATCTCCACGGTCGTTCCGGCGCGCAATGTGCGCGTGGGGCCGGGTGGTGGGTATGTGCAATCCAATGAAGGCAATCAGGCGGAAGATGACGACGTCGAGCAGTAA